Part of the Cyanobacteriota bacterium genome is shown below.
CGGAGAACCAGCAGCCGTCAAAACTGATCCCGCCGTCATTGAAGCCTATTTGGGAACTGACCTAATCTAGTGTCCATAACCCATCGTCTATGATTAGCGCTGATCTATAGCTAATAACCAATGACCCTTAACCGATGACCAAGTAGTAGAGTGATAGAGGTTATCACATCGGCACAGGTTAAGGTGGTTATGTTGTCGCAGGTTTATCACGTGATTCGTTCTCGAACTGATGGCAAGTATCTGGTTGCTCGTCCCCAAGCAGATGACGATCGTCCAGAATTGTCCTACCTGCTTTTGTTCCGTGCAGACTATGAGGCGCTTAGCTACCTAAATACCCACGGTGCGGATATGCGTAGCCACTTTGCTGTGGAATCGGTGGTTGGAAACCAAGTAGCAGCGATCGTGCATCGATGGGGATTTCATGGCATTGGCCTAGTGCTAGACCCCCTCATCCCTAGCGTCGAGTTTATGTCAATCTAGCCCGTCTAGTATTCCTCTCTTGCGGATTGAGCTTTAGCCTTGGCTTTGGCAGCACTCTTGCGGAGAGCATCTAATCGAGCTTCATACTTTGCCCGCTGCCGTTTCTTGGGGGTTTGTTCAATCAGGGTTTTCAGCGCACTACCCAAACTCTTGTAGGCATTAGGCAGTGTATAGCCAAAGCGCGTTGCTAAGATGATCGCCTTTTCATCTGCCTCGATCGCCTCTTTCAGCCTCTTTGCCCCGTTGTTTTTGACATACAGGCGATAACCCGCAAAACCAGACAGGCCCAATGCCAGCAATAACAGCAAGCCATCCTGAACCCATAGTTCGCCTACGGCACCACCAAGGCCGATGGCCAGCGCTGCCATTTCCCAACCATCCCTAGGAATCGTATCGTTCTGCACACGGGCAACCTCATGCCAAAACAGCAGGTTGCGCTGATCGGTAGCTAATTGCTCCCACCGAGCCATATCAATCTGGATTTCAACTTCGTCCTTGCCAATTTCCTCTGAGGTAATTAGCGGCGGGTTGACAGCCGTGGATGTTTCCACCATGACCCAACTTTGCAACTCTGGGGGCAATAAGGACTTCAGGCGACGGAGTTCTCCCATTTCGGCTTTAGCAGAGGTTACAAACGATGACATGGCTTTGGCTCAAATCGACAGCATTAATTCAACACAGCACATTAACAGCACATTATTAGTGCTACTCTCGCAGTATAGCGATTCCAGTGGCTGTTCAGTCAACTGATCGACCACAATTTGGTACAAATGCTGGTTAGTTATGTCAGAGCTGTAGATTCGGTTGGGGAGGGCATGTTTGCATAGGCTGCATCAATATCAGAGCATTAGCGACTGATGGTTAAGGGTGAACCACCAAGTTGATACAATGCCGAGAGTGGATGTAGCTATATCGATGACCTCTAAACCCAAAATTATTGTTCTAGATGATGACCCTACAGGATCCCAGACGGTGCATAGCTGTTTGCTGCTGACCCAGTGGGATGTTGACACCCTGCGATTAGCACTACGAGATGATGCTCCGATCTTTTTTGTGCTGACCAATACACGTGCCATGGCACCTGATGATGCTGCCTGCATTACCCGTGAGGTCTGTCAGAATTTAAAGCCTGCTCTCGCTGCGGAAGGGATCCAAGATTTTTTAGTGGTTAGTCGATCGGACTCTACCCTGCGGGGACATTATCCTGTGGAGACGGATGCGATCGCTGAAGAACTAGGAGGCTTTGATGCTCACTTTATGGTGCCTGCTTTCTTCGAGGGTGGACGCTTTACCCGTGACAGTGTGCACTATCTGGTGGTCAATGGCGTGCCAACACCCGTTCACGAGACTGAATTTGCAAAAGATTCTGTTTTTGGCTATCACCACAGCTACCTGCCTGACTACGTAGCTGAGAAAACCCAAGGCCGCATTCCCGCTGACCAAGTGGAGCGATTTTTGCTGGCGGATATCCGAGCTGGAGGGGACACTACCCACGTCACACCATTGTTCAATCGCCTGCTGGCCCTCACGGGTAATCGCTGTTGTGTGGTGGATGCTGAACACCAGGCAGACTTGAACCGCTTCGCTGCCGATGTGCTAGCTGCTGTTAGCCAAGGTAAGCGCTTTTTGTTCCGCAGTGCTGCCAGTTTGTTGACCGCTCTGGCAGCTTTGCCTCCACAACCAGTAGCGGCTGAAGCCATGGCGCAATATGTGCGATCGGGCAAACCTGGTGCTGTGATTGTGGGATCCCATGTGCAGAAAACAACTGAGCAACTAACCGTACTCTTAGAAGAACCGGGAATTGTTGGGGTGGAAGTTGAGGTGGCACAATTGGTGGCAGGTGATGATGGTGGGCGATCGTCCCTGCTAAACCATGTTCTCCAACATGTCCACACTATCCATGCTGCGGGCAACACGCCAGTAGTTTACACAAGTCGTCAAGAGCTGACCTTTCCTGACAGTTCCACTCGCTTAGCATTTGGTCAGCGAGTTTCTGCCCTGCTGATGGATGTTGTCCGGGGACTTCCGGCTGATATAGGCTTCCTGATTAGCAAAGGCGGCATTACCTCTAACGATGTTCTCAGTAAGGGGCTAGCACTCCCCACCGCTCGTCTACTAGGACAAATTCTCGCTGGTTGTTCAGTGGTCATGACACCACCTGATCATCCCCGCTTTCCGAACCTGCCTGTGGTGCTCTTCCCTGGCAATGTCGGCGATCGCCAAGCTCTTGCTACCATCTATCGCCGTCTACGACCCTAACCAAGTTCCCCAGCTTAGGCAAACAGGCGAGCAACTGGACACACAAACTCTGGCAATAGGGGTGAGGTCAGGTCGTCACCAACCAACAGAGTTATAGTCACCTTCAAGGTGCCCCCTTGCCGCTGATAGACCTCGACCTGCTTTAGCCGCCAGTCCAGGATCCAATATGTCTGCACTCCTCGTTCTGCATAGAGTTTCAACTTGGCTTGCCGATCGCGACGCTCATCGTCTGCCCCAGGTGACAGCACCTCTACCACTAACTCTAGGGAAACAGTTAAATGTCCTGAATCATCCAAGCCAGTTGCCAACCGCTCCTTGCTAATCCACACCACATCAGGAATGACGTTATCAGCTTCGCTGAAAACTATCCCAGGAGTCTGCACTGTTTCACCTAAGCCAGTTATTAACGACCAATTTCTAAGTTCTGAGGCGGTATTGGTAGTTGCTTTTTGGTGTCCCCAATGCGGTGCTCTGTCACCAATAACACTCCATCAATAATTTCATAGCGGTTGCTGCTGTCAGGCAACAGCTCTAGGTCTGAAGTTGTCCAGCGAATACTATTGTTAATAACGGGCTGGCTCATAGAACTGCTCTTACCATATTTCCAGGGTAAAGGTGCACTAAAAAATGCGTCACTTGTCTATCTATCACCCCACATGGTAGGGCAAGTCGGGCATATTCAAACGCTGCTGTGTCAAAAGATCAGGTGTAACCGATGGTTCCTCATTCACCTCATTCATTCCTCATTCACCTCATTCAAGGGTGAGGGTCATCGCCAATACGCCCTCATCCCCCAGCCCCTTCTCCCAAGCTGGGAGAAGGGGAGTGAATCAAAGTCCCTCTTCCTGCTTGGGAGAGGGATTTAGCGATTTTACTTCCTTCGATGCTTCCTTGCTTGTTAGAAAATAGGAGTTTCAAGCGTTTTGTCAGGCAACCAGTGCTATCCTCCACCTAGGGGAGAAAGATTACGTTACGATCGCCTACAACGTTACATGGATTTGTATGACAGGCACTTAGTCATCATCTACGTGCCTCACTACTGTTCAGTATCCCCAAGCTATTATCGATCGGGCTGAGCGCTCTATTTGCTGTGCTCCCTTCCAAATGCCGCTGTTCATTCAGCTCTGCCATACTGCCGTTGCTCTGCAAGAGATTACAGGCGCGGCTAGAGGAGCTAAAGGCTTACTGACGGGTATTACCAGAACTAGTGGCTAAGAACCACTGGCTATGGCTCATCCAGATAGGTATCTTGCGTCGTGAAGTCGATAGGCAAGGACTGACTGATAGTTTTCGTCTGACACCCCTAGGCAAGCGACGGGTAAATGTATGGCAAGCATAGGGATTTCGGGCCATCCCAGCAGCAACTACGGGCGATCGCCTGCTGAACATAGCAGCTTATTGGCTCCAGTTCTGGCTATGAGTTAGTCCCATATCCCGTCAATTTACAGGCGGCTGATGTGGATAGGACTGATCTGATCGTAGGGCTTTCCTTGCTGCAATACCCTTAGAAAGAGTACTGATTGGTCAAGCAGGTTATTGACATCAATGCCACTGTAATCAGGACAGTAGCGTTGCAGTCGGTTATTACCCTCACCTAGCAATATCATGGCTCCTCGCTGGTTTTGGTTATGCAGATGATACAATGCCACTGCAATCTGCAAAATACCTTGGTAAAAGGTGCGTTCAGGCTCCGCTGCCTCCATCCACAGTGCCTCTAGGGTGTCGTGGCAGGCGTAATAGTCCCCTCGGTTAAACTCATCAATGCCTTGCCAAAATACTGATGGCGGTTCACTAGTCATGGGCTGCTTATCCGCTTAAGGCATCTGAGAGGAAATCTGCTGTAGCTTCTACGAAGGCGATCGCATTCTCGTACATCATCCGAGTCGGCCCCAACAGCCCCACACTGCCTACGGGCAAGTTACCCCGCTGATAGGTAGTAGACACCAGAGCACAGGTGCGCATTGGTTCTAGGGGATTTTCTGCCCCAATGCGGATGGTGACCCGACGATCGGAAGACTGCTGCTTGGGCGCAATTGCCTGTTGCCAGTCAAAAATCAGTTGCCCGACCTGTTCCTGCTCTTCTTCCAGCAAGTGTAACAGAGCTTGCACTTGATGCAATTCAGAAAATTCTGGCTGGCGCAACACTTCTGATACACCACTGACCAAGATTTGTATGGATTCTGAGGGCTGGCAAGATTGCAACACCTCTGCCATAAGCTGCCGTAAAAAGTCAGCATAGTGAGAGAACTGCTGATCGATTGCCTGCCAGTCTAGGGTGGCCAAATCAGCTAATGAGCATCCGCGCAATCGACTATTGAGGAAGTTTGATAACACCTGTAACTCATGCTCAATCAACTCTGGATTGCTAGCTTGCTCTTCTGACTCTAACAGTTCCGGCAACGTCATGAGTACCGATCGCGTCTCATAGGTATCTGTCACTATCACCAGCAT
Proteins encoded:
- a CDS encoding DUF309 domain-containing protein gives rise to the protein MTSEPPSVFWQGIDEFNRGDYYACHDTLEALWMEAAEPERTFYQGILQIAVALYHLHNQNQRGAMILLGEGNNRLQRYCPDYSGIDVNNLLDQSVLFLRVLQQGKPYDQISPIHISRL
- the hrcA gene encoding heat-inducible transcriptional repressor HrcA produces the protein MSLSVTLTDRQQHILWATVRHYITTAEPVGSKALVEEYNLSVSPATIRNAMGALEKIGLLYQPHTSAGRIPSDSGYRIYVDHLITPSQQLSRQAEQAIGSQLRAERWSLEVLLRRSAQLLSTLSGYIALITTPQTSSARLHHLQLLLLDSNRLMLVIVTDTYETRSVLMTLPELLESEEQASNPELIEHELQVLSNFLNSRLRGCSLADLATLDWQAIDQQFSHYADFLRQLMAEVLQSCQPSESIQILVSGVSEVLRQPEFSELHQVQALLHLLEEEQEQVGQLIFDWQQAIAPKQQSSDRRVTIRIGAENPLEPMRTCALVSTTYQRGNLPVGSVGLLGPTRMMYENAIAFVEATADFLSDALSG
- a CDS encoding four-carbon acid sugar kinase family protein — its product is MTSKPKIIVLDDDPTGSQTVHSCLLLTQWDVDTLRLALRDDAPIFFVLTNTRAMAPDDAACITREVCQNLKPALAAEGIQDFLVVSRSDSTLRGHYPVETDAIAEELGGFDAHFMVPAFFEGGRFTRDSVHYLVVNGVPTPVHETEFAKDSVFGYHHSYLPDYVAEKTQGRIPADQVERFLLADIRAGGDTTHVTPLFNRLLALTGNRCCVVDAEHQADLNRFAADVLAAVSQGKRFLFRSAASLLTALAALPPQPVAAEAMAQYVRSGKPGAVIVGSHVQKTTEQLTVLLEEPGIVGVEVEVAQLVAGDDGGRSSLLNHVLQHVHTIHAAGNTPVVYTSRQELTFPDSSTRLAFGQRVSALLMDVVRGLPADIGFLISKGGITSNDVLSKGLALPTARLLGQILAGCSVVMTPPDHPRFPNLPVVLFPGNVGDRQALATIYRRLRP
- a CDS encoding DUF3318 domain-containing protein, with the protein product MSSFVTSAKAEMGELRRLKSLLPPELQSWVMVETSTAVNPPLITSEEIGKDEVEIQIDMARWEQLATDQRNLLFWHEVARVQNDTIPRDGWEMAALAIGLGGAVGELWVQDGLLLLLALGLSGFAGYRLYVKNNGAKRLKEAIEADEKAIILATRFGYTLPNAYKSLGSALKTLIEQTPKKRQRAKYEARLDALRKSAAKAKAKAQSAREEY